One window from the genome of Bdellovibrionales bacterium encodes:
- a CDS encoding GNAT family N-acetyltransferase — protein MEKVFPPSKIPLTHALLKRRNIKDVYSAFECVDSDRTRLREFLPWVDASKSVEDQVWYVGECLKDWDAGKLFDYGIFNAEDEFIGAMGVHNIQWDHNRCEIGYWIHQRYEGQGFITSALQALEKEFFGMGFHRIEIRCDPHNKKSASVPIRNGYTFEGILRQDTLRAGSYRDTAVYAKLKTDLKKA, from the coding sequence ATGGAAAAAGTATTTCCGCCATCGAAAATTCCACTCACCCACGCCCTACTTAAACGAAGAAACATCAAAGACGTTTATTCTGCTTTCGAATGTGTCGATAGTGATCGCACGCGTTTGCGTGAATTTCTGCCCTGGGTGGATGCTTCGAAGTCCGTTGAAGATCAAGTTTGGTATGTTGGCGAATGTCTCAAGGATTGGGATGCCGGCAAACTCTTCGATTACGGAATATTTAATGCTGAGGATGAGTTTATCGGTGCGATGGGCGTTCATAATATTCAATGGGACCATAATCGCTGTGAAATCGGTTACTGGATTCATCAAAGATATGAAGGCCAAGGGTTTATCACATCAGCTTTGCAGGCTTTAGAAAAAGAATTCTTTGGAATGGGTTTTCATCGCATTGAGATTCGTTGCGATCCTCACAACAAGAAATCGGCATCAGTTCCAATTCGAAATGGCTATACCTTTGAAGGCATTCTTCGCCAAGATACTCTGCGTGCCGGAAGCTATCGTGATACGGCAGTCTAT